The following proteins are co-located in the Osmia lignaria lignaria isolate PbOS001 chromosome 12, iyOsmLign1, whole genome shotgun sequence genome:
- the LOC117602846 gene encoding chitinase-3-like protein 1 isoform X1, giving the protein MSLKMIKSAFLVAFLVFAGPCVIADKKIVCYFGSWAAYRPGRGKFEVNDIDPMLCTHMIYTFVGIITDGNVNVLDSWMDLPNGKDGFGKFTRLRESSPGTKAMVAIGGWNEGSVKYSQIAGNPATRATFVKNVVAFLKKYNFDGFDVDWEYPNQRGGKPSDKENYVALLKELREEFDKHGFILSIAVAAAEGSASKSYHISQISKYVHFINLMAYDFNGSWNRFTGMNAPLYPSARDTGDQAKLNVDAAVHYWLSQGASTDKIILGIPTYGRSFTLVNPSNTDVGAPANGPGTAGPYTREAGMLGYNEICEYLRQGWSVKRSKEHGVPYAFKGNQWVGYDDVTSVREKANYINSKGLGGAMLWSVETDDFSGSCGDNYPLLSALNIVLRGVTPAPAPPNRPKPDVTLPPPSSSLCKQEGFVRDQKDCSTFYQCQLVNNEYVAHKFRCGAGLVFDPSIVACNYKYLVSGC; this is encoded by the exons AAAAGATTGTCTGCTATTTCGGTAGCTGGGCCGCGTACCGTCCTGGCAGGGGAAAATTCGAGGTGAATGATATCGATCCAATGCTATGCACCCACATGATCTACACCTTTGTCGGTATCATTACCGATGGTAATGTCAATGTGTTAGACAGTTGGATGGATTTACCTAATGGCAAGGATGGTTTTGGGAAATTTACCAGACTCCGTGAGTCAAGTCCAGGCACCAAGGCTATGGTTGCGATAGGTGGCTGGAACGAAGGATCCGTCAAGTACTCTCAGATCGCTGGTAACCCTGCTACGCGTGCTACATTTGTCAAGAACGTAGTCGCCTTTCTGAAGAAATATAACTTTGATGGTTTCGACGTCGATTGGGAATATCCAAACCAACGCGGCGGTAAACCGTCTGACAAGGAAAATTACGTTGCTTTGTTGAAAGAACTGAGAGAAGAGTTTGATAAACATGGCTTCATTCTGAGTATCGCAGTTGCCGCTGCCGAGGGGTCGGCTTCTAAATCGTATCATATTTCACAAATATCGAAATACGTTCACTTTATTAACTTGATGGCGTACGACTTCAACGGATCATGGAATAGATTCACGGGAATGAATGCACCGTTGTATCCTTCTGCAAGAGACACTGGGGATCAAGCCAAGCTGAACGTG GATGCGGCTGTCCATTACTGGCTCTCGCAAGGTGCATCTACTGACAAGATTATTCTTGGTATTCCCACGTACGGGAGATCTTTCACTTTAGTGAATCCCAGTAATACCGACGTAGGTGCTCCGGCTAATGGTCCAGGAACTGCTGGTCCCTATACAAGAGAAGCAGGAATGCTTGGTTACAAtgaaatctgcgaatatcttcGTCAAGGTTGGTCCGTTAAACGTAGCAAGGAACACGGCGTACCTTACGCTTTTAAAGGCAACCAATGGGTCGGATACGACGATGTTAC GTCTGTTCGAGAGAAGGCCAATTACATTAACTCTAAAGGTCTTGGAGGTGCCATGCTATGGAGCGTCGAAACCGACGACTTCAGCGGTAGTTGTGGTGACAACTATCCTCTTTTGTCTGCTCTAAACATTGTATTGAGGGGGGTGACTCCAGCTCCGGCTCCACCAAACCGCCCGAAACCGGATGTAACTCTACCACCACCATCGAGTTCTCTATGTAAACAGGAAGGCTTTGTTAGAGATCAGAAGGACTGTTCGACGTTTTATCAATGCCAATTAGTAAACAATGAATACGTGGCACATAAATTCCGTTGTGGTGCTGGACTCGTTTTTGATCCATCGATCGTTGCTTGTAATTACAAGTACCTTGTTTCAGGTTGCTGA
- the LOC117602846 gene encoding chitinase-3-like protein 1 isoform X2, producing MIKSAFLVAFLVFAGPCVIADKKIVCYFGSWAAYRPGRGKFEVNDIDPMLCTHMIYTFVGIITDGNVNVLDSWMDLPNGKDGFGKFTRLRESSPGTKAMVAIGGWNEGSVKYSQIAGNPATRATFVKNVVAFLKKYNFDGFDVDWEYPNQRGGKPSDKENYVALLKELREEFDKHGFILSIAVAAAEGSASKSYHISQISKYVHFINLMAYDFNGSWNRFTGMNAPLYPSARDTGDQAKLNVDAAVHYWLSQGASTDKIILGIPTYGRSFTLVNPSNTDVGAPANGPGTAGPYTREAGMLGYNEICEYLRQGWSVKRSKEHGVPYAFKGNQWVGYDDVTSVREKANYINSKGLGGAMLWSVETDDFSGSCGDNYPLLSALNIVLRGVTPAPAPPNRPKPDVTLPPPSSSLCKQEGFVRDQKDCSTFYQCQLVNNEYVAHKFRCGAGLVFDPSIVACNYKYLVSGC from the exons AAAAGATTGTCTGCTATTTCGGTAGCTGGGCCGCGTACCGTCCTGGCAGGGGAAAATTCGAGGTGAATGATATCGATCCAATGCTATGCACCCACATGATCTACACCTTTGTCGGTATCATTACCGATGGTAATGTCAATGTGTTAGACAGTTGGATGGATTTACCTAATGGCAAGGATGGTTTTGGGAAATTTACCAGACTCCGTGAGTCAAGTCCAGGCACCAAGGCTATGGTTGCGATAGGTGGCTGGAACGAAGGATCCGTCAAGTACTCTCAGATCGCTGGTAACCCTGCTACGCGTGCTACATTTGTCAAGAACGTAGTCGCCTTTCTGAAGAAATATAACTTTGATGGTTTCGACGTCGATTGGGAATATCCAAACCAACGCGGCGGTAAACCGTCTGACAAGGAAAATTACGTTGCTTTGTTGAAAGAACTGAGAGAAGAGTTTGATAAACATGGCTTCATTCTGAGTATCGCAGTTGCCGCTGCCGAGGGGTCGGCTTCTAAATCGTATCATATTTCACAAATATCGAAATACGTTCACTTTATTAACTTGATGGCGTACGACTTCAACGGATCATGGAATAGATTCACGGGAATGAATGCACCGTTGTATCCTTCTGCAAGAGACACTGGGGATCAAGCCAAGCTGAACGTG GATGCGGCTGTCCATTACTGGCTCTCGCAAGGTGCATCTACTGACAAGATTATTCTTGGTATTCCCACGTACGGGAGATCTTTCACTTTAGTGAATCCCAGTAATACCGACGTAGGTGCTCCGGCTAATGGTCCAGGAACTGCTGGTCCCTATACAAGAGAAGCAGGAATGCTTGGTTACAAtgaaatctgcgaatatcttcGTCAAGGTTGGTCCGTTAAACGTAGCAAGGAACACGGCGTACCTTACGCTTTTAAAGGCAACCAATGGGTCGGATACGACGATGTTAC GTCTGTTCGAGAGAAGGCCAATTACATTAACTCTAAAGGTCTTGGAGGTGCCATGCTATGGAGCGTCGAAACCGACGACTTCAGCGGTAGTTGTGGTGACAACTATCCTCTTTTGTCTGCTCTAAACATTGTATTGAGGGGGGTGACTCCAGCTCCGGCTCCACCAAACCGCCCGAAACCGGATGTAACTCTACCACCACCATCGAGTTCTCTATGTAAACAGGAAGGCTTTGTTAGAGATCAGAAGGACTGTTCGACGTTTTATCAATGCCAATTAGTAAACAATGAATACGTGGCACATAAATTCCGTTGTGGTGCTGGACTCGTTTTTGATCCATCGATCGTTGCTTGTAATTACAAGTACCTTGTTTCAGGTTGCTGA